The Aeromicrobium yanjiei DNA segment TGCGGCACGGGTCCGACCGCGGGGTCCGGGACGTCCGGCGACCGGCCGCTGCTGGTCGACGAGACGTGCGCCGACCTGGTCGTCGTGGGGGCTCGGGGCTCGACCCAGGACCCCGATCGCAATCTCGGCGTCGGCACCGAGGTCCGGGTGACGGTCGAGGAGCTCGCGAAGCTCCTGCACCGGCGCTCCGACACCACGGTCCGGGTCGATCCGATCCGTTACGACTCGTCGCAGACCGCGACGCTGGCGGCGTACCAGCGCCAAGTGGCCGAGGGATCGCAGCTGATGACCCGCCGGCTGGAGAAGCTCGAGCGAAGGTGTCCGGACAGTCGGTTCGCTCTCGTCGGCTTCAGCGAGGGCGCCCAGGTCGTCCATGCGACTGCGGCCGACATGCCCGCTGCCGTGGCGGAACGGGTGAGTCTGGTCGCGATGATGGCGGACCCGCGCCAGAACCCGACCGATGCGATCACCCGCTACGGATACGCCTCCGAGCCGGTCACCGGCAGCGGCAGGCTCGGGTCCGGGTCGCCGATCGACCCGGACCTGCGCCGAGCAGCGATCTCCCTGTGCGTCGAGGGCGACGAGATCTGCAACGACGAAGGAGCACCCGGCGGCCCGCCGTCGGCGACGCACCGGACGTTCTATGAGAAGTCGTCCACCGCGAAGGTGACCGCGAAGCAGCTCGACCGCGTGCTGCGACGCAACGGCGTCTGACCCGCGCACGCACGACGAAGCCCCCGGCCGATGGCCGGGGGCTTCGTGGCAGGTGCGTGCCTACTTGGAGTCGTACGACGTGAAGTCGAAGTCGTCCAGCTTGACCGAATCGGCGTCAGCCGAGCCGAAGCCGTAGTCGTAGTCGCCGTAGCCGGTGACGGCGTAGGCGGCCTGACGGGCCTCCTCGGTGGGCTCGACCCGGATGTTGCGGTAGCGGTCGAGACCGGTACCCGCCGGGATGAGCTTGCCGATGATGATGTTCTCCTTCAGGCCACGCAGCGAGTCCGACTTGCCGTGGATCGCTGCGTCGGTCAGGACGCGGGTCGTCTCCTGGAAGGAGGCGGCCGACAGCCACGACTCGACGGCCAGCGAGGCCTTCGTGATGCCCATGAGGACCGGACGGCCCGAGGCGGGGGTGCCGCCCTCGGCGACGACGCGGCGGTTCTCCTCCTCGAAGTGCGCACGATCGACCAGGTCGCCGGGGATGAGCTGGGCGTCGCCCTGCTCGATGACGGTGACCCGACGCAGCATCTGGCGCACGATGATCTCGATGTGCTTGTCGTGGATCGCCACACCCTGCGACCGGTAGACCTCCTGCACCTGGTCGACCAGGTGCTCCTGCGCGCGGCGGACACCCAGGATGCGCAGGACTTCCTGCGGATCGGGCGTGCCGTGCGTCAGCATCTGTCCGACCTCCACGTGGTCGCCGTCCTGGATCAGGAGGCGCGCACGCTTCGTGACGGGGTACTCGAGCACGTCCGAGCCGTCATCCGGCGTCACGACGAGCTTGCGGGTCTTGTCCGAGTCGTCGATGACGACGCGGCCGGCCGACTCCGTGATGGGAGCCTTGCCCTTGGGCTGGCGAGCCTCGAAGAGCTCGACGACGCGGGGCAGACCGTGCGTGATGTCGTCACCGGCCACACCGCCGGTGTGGAACGTACGCATGGTCAGCTGCGTGCCGGGCTCACCGATCGACTGGGCCGCGATGGTGCCGACGGCCTCGCCGATGTCGACGAGCTTGCCGGTCGCCAGCGAGCGACCGTAGCACTTGGCGCACGTGCCGGCCTTCGCCTCGCACGTCAGGACCGTACGGACCTTGATCTCCTCGACACCGGCCGCGATGAGCTCCGCGATCTCGACGTCTCCGAGCTCGCCGCCGGCGGCCACGAGGACCTTGCCATCGGCATCGGTGACATCGGTCGCCGCGGTGCGCGAGTAGGCAGCCGTCTCGACGTTCTCGGCGGCGACCAGACGGCCGTCGTCGAGCTTGGTCGCGATGGTCTGCTTGAGACCACGCTCGGTGCCGCAGTCCTCCTCGCGGATGATGACGTCCTGGCTGACGTCGACGAGGCGACGGGTCAGGTAGCCCGAGTCGGCGGTACGAAGCGCCGTGTCGGCCAGTCCCTTACGAGCACCGTGGGTCGCGATGAAGTACTCGACGACCGACAGGCCCTCACGGAAGTTGGCCTTGATCGGACGAGGAATGATCTCGCCCTTCGGGTTGGCCACGAGGCCACGCATACCGGCGATCTGACGAACCTGCATCATGTTGCCGCGCGCGCCCGAGTGGACCATCATCCAGATCGGGTTGTCCTCGTCGAAGCCCTTCTCCATCTCCGCCGAGACCTCGGCGGTCGCCTGGGTCCAGATCTCGATGAGCTCCTGACGACGCTCGTCCTCGGTGATCAGACCACGGTCGAACTGGGTCTGGACCTTGGCGGCCTGCGTCTCGTACGTCGCGAGGATCTCCTGCTTGCGCGGAGGCGTCACGACGTCCTCGATCGACACGGTCACGCCGGAGCGGGTGCCCCAGTGGAAGCCGGTGTCCTTGAGGTTGTCCAGGGCGTTGGCCACGTCGACCTTGGAGTAGCGCTCGGCGAGATCGTTGACGATCACACCCAGCTCCTTCTTGCCGACCTGGATGTTGACGTACGGGTAGTCGTCCGGCAGCGCCTGGTTGAAGATCGCGCGACCGAGCGTCGTGTCGATGATCGTGCCGTCGATGCGGATCTTGACGTGGCTCTGCAGCGAGATCTCGTGGCGCTCGAACGCCATGAGTGCCTCGGAGACCGAGCTGAACGCGCGACCCTCACCGATGTGCCCCGAACGCTCGAGCGTCAGGAAGTACAGGCCGATGATCATGTCCTGGGTGGGCATGGTCACGGGACGACCGTCGGACGGCTTGAGGATGTTGTTGGTCGACAGCATCAGGACGCGGGCCTCGGCCTGCGCCTCCGCGCTCAGCGGCAGGTGCACAGCCATCTGGTCACCGTCGAAGTCGGCGTTGAACGCCGAGCAGACGAGCGGGTGGATCTGGATGGCCTTGCCCTCGATGAGCTGCGGCTCGAACGCCTGGATGCCCAGACGGTGCAGCGTGGGCGCGCGGTTGAGCAGCACGGGGTGCTCGGTGATGACCTCTTCGAGGACGTCCCACACGACCGGACGAGCGCGCTCGACCATGCGCTTGGCGCTCTTGATGTTCTGCGCGTGGTTGAGATCGACCAGACGCTTCATCACGAACGGCTTGAACAGCTCGAGAGCCATCTGCTTGGGCAGACCGCACTGGTGGAGCTTGAGCTGCGGGCCGACCACGATGACCGAACGGCCCGAGTAGTCCACGCGCTTGCCGAGCAGGTTCTGACGGAAGCGACCCTGCTTGCCCTTGAGCATGTCGGAGATCGACTTCAGCGGACGGTTGCCCGGTCCGGTGACGGGGCGACCACGGCGACCGTTGTCGAACAGCGAGTCCACGGCCTCCTGCAGCATGCGCTTCTCGTTGTTGACGATGATCTCCGGAGCACCCAGGTCGAGCAGACGCTTGAGCCGGTTGTTGCGGTTGATCACGCGGCGGTAGAGATCGTTCAGGTCGCTGGTCGCGAAGCGGCCACCGTCCAGCTGCACCATCGGACGCAGCTCCGGCGGGATCACCGGGACGGCGTCGAGGACCATGCCGGCCGGCGCGTTGTTGCTGCCGAGGAACGCCGAGACGACCTTGAGGCGCTTGAGCGCGCGGGTCTTCTTCTGTCCCTTGCCGGTCGCGATGATCTCGCGCAGCGACTCGGCCTCGGCCTCGAGGTCGAAGTCCTGCAGGCGCTTCTGGATCGCCATGGCGCCCATGTAGCCCTCGAAGTACTTGCCGAAGCGGTACGTCATCTCGCGGTAGAGCAGCTCATCGCCCTCGAGGTCCTGGACCTTGAGGCTCTTGAAGCGGCTCCACACCTCGTCGAGGCGGTCGATCTCGCGCTGGGCGCGGTCACGACGCTGCTTGGCCTCACGCTCGGCCGAGTCCTTGACCTTGCGCTTGGCGTCGGCCTTGGCACCCTCGGCCTCGAGGGCCGCGAGGTCCTCCTCGAGCTTCTGCATGCGCTCGTTGACCTCGTTGTCACGACGGCTCTCGAGCTGCTTGCGCTCGAGGTCGATCTTGGCCTCGAGGCTCGACAGGTCCTGGTGACGCGCGTCCTCGTCGACCTTGGTGATCATGTACGCCGCGAAGTAGATGACCTTCTCGAGGTCCTTCGGGGCGAGGTCGAGCAGGTAGCCGAGCCGGCTCGGGACACCCTTGAAGTACCAGATGTGCGTGACCGGGGCGGCGAGCTCGATGTGGCCCATGCGCTCACGGCGCACCTTGGAGCGGGTCACCTCGACGCCGCAGCGCTCGCAGATGATGCCCTTGAAGCGCACGCGCTTGTACTTGCCGCAGTAGCACTCCCAGTCCCGGGTGGGACCGAAGATCTTCTCGCAGAAGAGTCCGTCACGCTCGGGCTTGAGCGTGCGGTAGTTGATCGTCTCGGGCTTCTTGACCTCGCCGAACGACCATCCGCGGATGTCGTCGGCGGTCGCGAGACCGATCCGGATTTGATCGAAGAAGTTCACGTCAAGCACGTTGTCTTCTTTCCCTTACTTTCTTGAAATCATGGATGAGGGGATCTGAGCTGCCGCCGCGCGGCAGGGGCTCAGACCTCCTCGACCGAGGAGGGCTCGCGGCGGGACAGATCGATGCCGAGCTCTTCGGCGGCACGGAAGAGATCCTCTTCCGCATCGCGCATCTCGACAGCAGTTCCGTCGCTCGAGAGCACCTCGACGTTGAGACACAGCGACTGCATCTCCTTGACGAGAACCTTGAAGGACTCCGGGATGCCCGGCTCCGGGACGTTCTCGCCCTTGACGATGGCTTCGTAGACCTTGACGCGTCCGAGGATGTCGTCGGACTTGATGGTCAGGAGCTCCTGCAGCGCGTACGCCGCTCCGTAGGCCTCGAGGGCCCACACCTCCATCTCACCGAAACGCTGTCCACCGAACTGCGCCTTACCACCCAGCGGCTGCTGCGTGATCATCGAGTACGGACCCGTGGAACGTGCGTGGATCTTGTCGTCGACGAGGTGGTGCAGCTTCAGCAGGTACATGTAGCCGACCGAGACCGGGTCGGGGAAGGGCTCGCCGGTGCGACCGTCGAACAGCTTCGCCTTGCCGTCGCGCTTGACCATGCGCTCGCCGTCGCGGTTGGGCAGGGTCGAGGCCAGGAGTCCCTGGATCTCGTCCTCGCGGGCACCGTCGAAGACGGGGGTCGCGACGTTGCTGTCCTTCGGCGCACGATCGGCACCGATGGCACGCAGACGGTCGGCCCACTCGTCCTTCATGTCCGAGATGTCCCAGCCGGTCTTGGCGACCCAGCCGAGGTGCGTCTCGAGCACCTGTCCGACGTTCATGCGTCCGGGGACACCGAGCGGGTTGAGCACGATGTCGACGGGCGTGCCGTCCTCGAGGAAGGGCATGTCCTCGACCGGGTTGATCTTGGAGATGACGCCCTTGTTGCCGTGACGGCCGGCGAGCTTGTCACCGTTGGAGATCTTGCGCTTCTGGGCCACGTAGACGCGGACCAGCTGGTTGACGCCCGGGGAGAGCTCGTCGCCCTCCGCGGAGTCGAACACCCGCACACCGATGACGGTTCCGGACTCACCGTGCGGCACCTTCAGCGACGTGTCGCGCACCTCGCGCGCCTTCTCGCCGAAGATCGCACGGAGCAGGCGCTCCTCGGGGGTCAGCTCGGTCTCGCCCTTGGGCGTGACCTTGCCGACGAGCACGTCACCGTTGCCGACCTCGGCACCGATGCGGATGATGCCGCGCTCGTCGAGATCGGCCAGCATCTCCTCGGAGACGTTGGGGATGTCCCGCGTGATCTCCTCGGGGCCCAGCTTGGTGTCGCGGG contains these protein-coding regions:
- a CDS encoding cutinase family protein, with the translated sequence MTRRLPQLAATAVATLLLGSCGTGPTAGSGTSGDRPLLVDETCADLVVVGARGSTQDPDRNLGVGTEVRVTVEELAKLLHRRSDTTVRVDPIRYDSSQTATLAAYQRQVAEGSQLMTRRLEKLERRCPDSRFALVGFSEGAQVVHATAADMPAAVAERVSLVAMMADPRQNPTDAITRYGYASEPVTGSGRLGSGSPIDPDLRRAAISLCVEGDEICNDEGAPGGPPSATHRTFYEKSSTAKVTAKQLDRVLRRNGV
- a CDS encoding DNA-directed RNA polymerase subunit beta' codes for the protein MLDVNFFDQIRIGLATADDIRGWSFGEVKKPETINYRTLKPERDGLFCEKIFGPTRDWECYCGKYKRVRFKGIICERCGVEVTRSKVRRERMGHIELAAPVTHIWYFKGVPSRLGYLLDLAPKDLEKVIYFAAYMITKVDEDARHQDLSSLEAKIDLERKQLESRRDNEVNERMQKLEEDLAALEAEGAKADAKRKVKDSAEREAKQRRDRAQREIDRLDEVWSRFKSLKVQDLEGDELLYREMTYRFGKYFEGYMGAMAIQKRLQDFDLEAEAESLREIIATGKGQKKTRALKRLKVVSAFLGSNNAPAGMVLDAVPVIPPELRPMVQLDGGRFATSDLNDLYRRVINRNNRLKRLLDLGAPEIIVNNEKRMLQEAVDSLFDNGRRGRPVTGPGNRPLKSISDMLKGKQGRFRQNLLGKRVDYSGRSVIVVGPQLKLHQCGLPKQMALELFKPFVMKRLVDLNHAQNIKSAKRMVERARPVVWDVLEEVITEHPVLLNRAPTLHRLGIQAFEPQLIEGKAIQIHPLVCSAFNADFDGDQMAVHLPLSAEAQAEARVLMLSTNNILKPSDGRPVTMPTQDMIIGLYFLTLERSGHIGEGRAFSSVSEALMAFERHEISLQSHVKIRIDGTIIDTTLGRAIFNQALPDDYPYVNIQVGKKELGVIVNDLAERYSKVDVANALDNLKDTGFHWGTRSGVTVSIEDVVTPPRKQEILATYETQAAKVQTQFDRGLITEDERRQELIEIWTQATAEVSAEMEKGFDEDNPIWMMVHSGARGNMMQVRQIAGMRGLVANPKGEIIPRPIKANFREGLSVVEYFIATHGARKGLADTALRTADSGYLTRRLVDVSQDVIIREEDCGTERGLKQTIATKLDDGRLVAAENVETAAYSRTAATDVTDADGKVLVAAGGELGDVEIAELIAAGVEEIKVRTVLTCEAKAGTCAKCYGRSLATGKLVDIGEAVGTIAAQSIGEPGTQLTMRTFHTGGVAGDDITHGLPRVVELFEARQPKGKAPITESAGRVVIDDSDKTRKLVVTPDDGSDVLEYPVTKRARLLIQDGDHVEVGQMLTHGTPDPQEVLRILGVRRAQEHLVDQVQEVYRSQGVAIHDKHIEIIVRQMLRRVTVIEQGDAQLIPGDLVDRAHFEEENRRVVAEGGTPASGRPVLMGITKASLAVESWLSAASFQETTRVLTDAAIHGKSDSLRGLKENIIIGKLIPAGTGLDRYRNIRVEPTEEARQAAYAVTGYGDYDYGFGSADADSVKLDDFDFTSYDSK